One genomic region from Osmerus mordax isolate fOsmMor3 chromosome 4, fOsmMor3.pri, whole genome shotgun sequence encodes:
- the hsbp1b gene encoding heat shock factor-binding protein 1b encodes MSETDPKSVQDLTNVVQTLLQQMQDKFQTMSDQIIGRIDEMSTRIDDLEKNIADLMTQAGVEEIEGAENKPKEDQGTL; translated from the exons ATGTCAGAAACGGATCCTAAGTCTGTTCAGGACCTCACCAATGTG gTCCAGACCCTGCTGCAGCAGATGCAGGACAAGTTTCAAACGATGTCTGACCAGATCATTGGTAGAA TTGACGAGATGAGCACCCGCATTGATGACTTGGAAAAGAACATTGCGGACCTCATGACACAGGCTGGTGTGGAAGAGATCGAAGGAGCAGAAAATAAACCCAAGGAAGATCAAGGGACATTATAA